In a genomic window of Tursiops truncatus isolate mTurTru1 chromosome 7, mTurTru1.mat.Y, whole genome shotgun sequence:
- the LOC109547868 gene encoding AP-3 complex subunit sigma-1: MIKAILIFNNHGKPQLSKVYQPYSEDTQQQIIRETFHLVFKRDENVCNFLEGGLLIGGSDNKLIYRHYATLYFVFCVDSSESELGILDLIQVFVETLDKCFENVCELDLIFHVDKVHNILAEMVMGGMVLETNMNEIVTQIDAQNKLEKSEAGLAGAPARAVSAVKNMNLPEIPRNINIGDISIKVPNLPSFK, encoded by the coding sequence ATGATCAAGGCGATCCTCATCTTTAACAACCACGGGAAGCCGCAGCTCTCCAAGGTCTACCAGCCCTACAGTGAAGATACACAACAGCAAATCATCAGGGAGACATTCCATTTGGTATTTAAGAGAGATGAAAATGTTTGTAATTTCCTAGAAGGAGGATTATTAATTGGAGGATCTGACAACAAACTGATTTATAGACATTATGCAACATTATATTTTGTCTTCTGTGTGGATTCTTCAGAAAGTGAACTTGGCATTTTAGATCTAATTCAAGTATTTGTGGAAACATTAGACAAGTGTTTTGAAAACGTCTGTGAACTGGATTTAATTTTCCATGTAGACAAGGTTCACAATATTCTTGCAGAAATGGTGATGGGGGGAATGGTATTGGAGACCAACATGAATGAGATTGTTACACAAATTGATGCACAAAATAAACTGGAGAAATCTGAGGCTGGCTTAGCGGGAGCTCCAGCCCGTGCTGTATCAGCTGTAAAGAATATGAATCTTCCTGAGATCCCAAGAAATATTAACATTGGTGACATCAGTATAAAAGTGCCAAACCTGccctcttttaaataa